A part of Saliniradius amylolyticus genomic DNA contains:
- the fldA gene encoding flavodoxin FldA — translation MASVGLFFGSDTGNTEHVAKMIQKELGKNLIEVHDIAKSSKEDIAEFDLLLFGIPTWYYGEAQCDWDDFFPELEEIDFTDKLVAIFGCGDQEDYAEYFLDAMGMVRDIVEAKGAIIIGHWPTDSYEFEASRGLVDDDHFVGLGIDEDRQPELTEERVKAWCKQIHEEMCLSELE, via the coding sequence ATGGCAAGTGTGGGACTGTTTTTCGGAAGCGACACCGGTAATACGGAACATGTCGCAAAGATGATCCAGAAAGAGCTGGGCAAAAACCTGATCGAGGTGCATGACATCGCCAAGAGCAGCAAAGAGGATATTGCCGAGTTTGATCTGCTGCTGTTCGGCATCCCCACCTGGTATTACGGCGAAGCGCAGTGCGACTGGGATGACTTCTTCCCCGAGCTGGAAGAGATCGACTTTACCGATAAGCTGGTGGCCATCTTCGGCTGCGGCGACCAGGAAGACTACGCCGAATACTTCCTCGACGCCATGGGCATGGTGCGCGATATCGTCGAAGCCAAGGGCGCCATCATCATCGGCCACTGGCCCACCGACAGCTACGAATTCGAAGCCAGCCGCGGCCTGGTCGACGACGACCACTTCGTGGGCCTGGGCATCGACGAAGACCGCCAGCCCGAACTGACCGAAGAACGGGTCAAAGCCTGGTGTAAGCAAATCCACGAAGAGATGTGCTTGTCGGAATTGGAGTAA
- a CDS encoding DUF2788 domain-containing protein — protein sequence MLGEYYEQIEAVGLNLTLAVLFILMGVAVHDVLKKNQVPMAGRFVAYLVLFLGAAGFIAKGIIQLFWQSTGVG from the coding sequence ATGTTAGGCGAGTATTACGAACAGATCGAAGCGGTGGGTTTAAATCTGACCCTGGCTGTCCTATTTATACTTATGGGCGTCGCTGTACACGATGTGCTGAAAAAGAATCAGGTGCCCATGGCAGGCCGGTTTGTGGCCTATCTGGTGCTATTTTTAGGGGCCGCCGGGTTTATCGCCAAGGGCATTATTCAACTGTTCTGGCAATCCACTGGCGTTGGCTAA
- a CDS encoding alpha/beta fold hydrolase, producing MLNYQRAGNGPTLVLLHGLFGSLENLNSIKRALEDSFDVLSLDLPDHGDSPRSERFSYAHYVQQVIELLDSLNIRQCSVLGHSMGGKVAMQLALHHPERVDKLLVADIAPVAYSARHDTVFDGLNAVELDGLKSRTQADKQMAEYIREPGVRQFLLKSLSKTDHGWQWKFNLPLLERDYKAITGWPETQRTFDGPTLFIKGGDSDYITADHQGTIGDHFHAARGKILQGTGHWLHAEKPAAFNKIVQDFLDGD from the coding sequence ATGCTTAATTATCAACGCGCCGGCAACGGCCCGACCCTGGTTTTACTGCACGGCCTGTTTGGCAGCCTGGAAAACCTCAACAGCATCAAACGCGCCCTAGAGGACAGCTTCGATGTGCTGTCTTTGGATCTGCCCGATCATGGCGATTCGCCCCGCAGCGAACGCTTCAGCTACGCCCATTACGTGCAGCAGGTTATAGAACTGCTGGACAGCCTGAATATCCGGCAGTGCTCGGTATTGGGCCACTCCATGGGCGGTAAAGTAGCGATGCAGCTTGCCCTGCACCACCCCGAGCGAGTGGACAAGCTATTGGTGGCCGATATTGCCCCGGTGGCCTACTCCGCTCGCCATGACACGGTCTTCGACGGTTTAAATGCCGTGGAGCTGGACGGCCTGAAAAGCCGCACTCAGGCCGACAAGCAAATGGCCGAGTATATCCGTGAGCCCGGGGTGCGCCAGTTTCTGTTAAAGAGCCTGAGCAAAACCGACCACGGCTGGCAGTGGAAGTTTAACCTGCCCTTGCTGGAGCGCGATTACAAAGCCATCACCGGCTGGCCCGAAACGCAACGCACCTTCGACGGCCCCACGCTGTTTATTAAAGGTGGTGACTCGGACTACATCACCGCGGATCATCAAGGCACCATCGGTGATCATTTTCATGCCGCCAGGGGTAAAATCCTGCAAGGGACCGGCCACTGGCTGCATGCCGAAAAACCAGCCGCCTTTAATAAAATTGTGCAGGATTTTCTCGACGGCGACTGA